The window GGGAGAATATTTATCGATAATCTCATTGAATGCCTTAAAACCTTCATGGCATAAATCCTTATCGTCTCCGATGCCATATGCGGCAGCATGGGTGACAAGTATATCCAGTCCTTTATTCCATAAAATACGCCTCGTCATCTTTCTAACTTTTCTTTTCATTTCTTCATCTGTAAATAAAAGTTTCTTCGGACCATAGCCTTTACAGCCTCCGATGCCAAGAATCCTTATATTTTTATATTTTACAAATTTATTGTCTATGGACTCACATCCTTCAGGAGGATTCTCGAAATAACTCTCATTATGATTTCCATAAACATAAAATAACGGTGCTTTAATCATGGTTACAAGGAACGAAAGGTATTCGCTTTTTAAAT of the Clostridiales bacterium genome contains:
- a CDS encoding metallophosphoesterase family protein produces the protein MKILLVSDIESPYIWDNFQPEKFKDIDLMISCGDLKSEYLSFLVTMIKAPLFYVYGNHNESYFENPPEGCESIDNKFVKYKNIRILGIGGCKGYGPKKLLFTDEEMKRKVRKMTRRILWNKGLDILVTHAAAYGIGDDKDLCHEGFKAFNEIIDKYSPKYFIHGHVHLNYLRQKRILQYKNTTVINAYDHYILEY